From Caretta caretta isolate rCarCar2 chromosome 3, rCarCar1.hap1, whole genome shotgun sequence, a single genomic window includes:
- the CYRIA gene encoding CYFIP-related Rac1 interactor A isoform X2 — protein sequence MYDNIAMTFLLKKHQAIQNPNDIQLQEKAWNSVCPLVLRLKQFYEFSLRLEKTLQSLLESLTCPPYTPTQHLEREQALAKEFAEILHFTLRFDELKMRNPAIQNDFSYYRRTINRNRINNMHIDIENEVNNEMANRMSLFYAEATPMLKTLSNATTHFVSENKTLPIENTTDCLSTMASVCKVMLETPEYRSRFTSEKTLMFCMRVMVGVIILYDHVHPVGAFSKTSKIDMKGYIKVLKEQPPDTVEGLLNALRFTTKHLNDESTSKQIRALLQ from the exons GCAATACAAAACCCAAATGATATCCAACTTCAAGAAAAAGCTTGGAATTCAGTGTGTCCTCTGGTTCTGAGGTTGAAGCAGTTTTATGAGTTTTCACTCAGACTAG AGAAAACACTACAGAGCTTATTAGAATCATTGACCTGTCCACCCTATACtccaactcaacacctggaacgAGAACAGGCTCTAGCCAAGGAGTTTGcagaaatattacattttactCTCCGCTTTGATGAACTtaag ATGAGAAACCCAGCCATTCAAAATGACTTCAGTTACTACAGACGGACAATAAATCGCAACAGAATAAACAATATGCAT ATAGACATTGAGAATGAAGTAAATAATGAAATGGCCAACAGAATGTCTCTATTTTATGCAGAAGCCACACCAATGCTCAAAACACTCAGCAATGCCACAACACACTTTGTATCAGAA AACAAAACCCTACCGATTGAGAATACAACAGATTGTTTAAGTACTATGGCCAGTGTATGTAAAGTAATGTTGGAAACACC AGAATACAGAAGTCGGTTCACCAGTGAAAAGACTCTTATGTTCTGCATGAGAGTAATGGTGGGCGTTATTATTCTCTATGATCACGTTCATCCCGTGGGAGCTTTTTCTAAGACATCAAAGATTGAC ATGAAGGGGTACATAAAAGTTTTAAAGGAACAGCCTCCTGATACCGTGGAAGGCCTTCTGAATGCTCTCAG GTTCACTACAAAACACCTGAATGATGAGTCTACTTCCAAGCAAATTCGAGCTTTGCTTCAGTAG